One genomic segment of Streptomyces niveus includes these proteins:
- a CDS encoding aldehyde dehydrogenase family protein, whose product MTRYAAPGTDGAIVSYECRYDHWIGGEYVPPAQGKYFENPSPVNGRPFTEIARGTAADVERALDAAHGAAPAWGKTSAETRAGILNRIADRMEAHLEELAVAETWENGKPVRETLAADIPLAIDHFRYFAGALRAQEGTLSELDDDTVAYHFHEPLGVVAQIIPWNFPILMATWKLAPALAAGNAVVIKPAEQTPASIHLWMSLVADLLPPGVVNIVNGFGAEAGKPLASSARVAKVAFTGETTTGRLIMQYASENIKPVTLELGGKSPNIFFDDVWASDDDFRDKALEGFTMFALNQGEVCTCPSRALIQRGHYSEFLEAGIARTEAIVPGHPLDTNTMIGAQASNDQLQKILSYLDIGQQEGAKVLTGGQRIEHEGELAGGYYVQPTIFEGDNRMRVFQEEIFGPVLAVTSFSDFDDAIKTANDTLYGLGAGVWTRDMNTAYRAGRAIQAGRVWTNCYHAYPAHAAFGGYKQSGIGRENHRMMLDHYQQTKNLLVSYSPKKLGFF is encoded by the coding sequence ATGACCCGATACGCAGCGCCGGGCACCGACGGCGCGATCGTCTCGTACGAGTGCCGCTACGACCACTGGATCGGCGGCGAGTACGTCCCGCCGGCCCAGGGCAAGTACTTCGAGAACCCGAGCCCGGTCAACGGCCGCCCCTTCACCGAGATCGCCCGAGGCACCGCCGCCGACGTCGAACGCGCGCTGGACGCGGCCCACGGCGCCGCTCCGGCCTGGGGCAAGACGTCGGCCGAGACACGCGCGGGCATCCTCAACAGGATCGCCGACCGTATGGAGGCGCATCTGGAGGAGCTGGCCGTCGCCGAGACCTGGGAGAACGGCAAGCCGGTACGCGAGACACTCGCCGCCGACATCCCGCTCGCCATCGACCACTTCCGCTACTTCGCGGGCGCGCTGCGGGCCCAGGAGGGCACGCTGAGCGAACTCGACGACGACACCGTCGCGTACCACTTCCACGAGCCGCTCGGCGTGGTCGCGCAGATCATCCCGTGGAACTTCCCCATCCTGATGGCGACATGGAAGCTGGCGCCCGCGCTGGCGGCGGGCAACGCCGTCGTCATCAAACCGGCCGAACAGACCCCTGCGTCGATCCACCTCTGGATGAGCCTGGTCGCCGATCTGCTGCCGCCGGGTGTCGTCAACATCGTCAACGGCTTCGGAGCCGAGGCGGGCAAACCGCTCGCCTCCAGCGCACGGGTGGCGAAGGTCGCGTTCACGGGCGAGACCACGACGGGGCGGCTGATCATGCAGTACGCCTCCGAGAACATCAAGCCCGTCACGCTGGAGCTGGGCGGCAAGAGCCCGAACATCTTCTTCGACGACGTCTGGGCCTCGGACGACGACTTCCGGGACAAGGCACTTGAGGGCTTCACGATGTTCGCCCTCAACCAGGGCGAGGTGTGTACGTGCCCCTCGCGCGCGCTGATCCAGCGCGGGCACTACAGCGAGTTCCTGGAGGCGGGCATCGCCCGCACCGAGGCGATCGTGCCGGGCCACCCGCTGGACACGAACACGATGATCGGCGCCCAGGCGTCCAACGACCAGCTCCAGAAGATCCTTTCGTATCTGGACATCGGCCAGCAGGAGGGCGCGAAGGTCCTGACGGGAGGTCAGCGCATCGAGCACGAGGGCGAGTTGGCCGGGGGCTACTACGTCCAGCCGACGATCTTCGAGGGCGACAACAGGATGCGGGTCTTCCAGGAGGAGATCTTCGGCCCGGTGCTCGCGGTGACGTCCTTCAGCGACTTCGACGACGCGATCAAGACGGCGAACGACACGCTGTACGGCCTCGGCGCGGGCGTCTGGACCCGCGACATGAACACCGCCTACCGCGCGGGCCGCGCGATCCAGGCGGGCCGGGTCTGGACGAACTGCTACCACGCGTACCCGGCCCACGCCGCGTTCGGCGGCTACAAGCAGTCGGGCATCGGCCGCGAGAACCACCGCATGATGCTGGACCACTACCAGCAGACGAAGAACTT
- a CDS encoding GMC family oxidoreductase: MSAARPVAEFDYVVVGGGTAGAVVAARLTEDPGVTVCVLEAGPSDVGDDNVLRLDRWMALLESGYDWDYPIEPQENGNDFMRHARAKVLGGCSSHNSCIAFWAPAEDLDEWGALGCDGWSAADCFPLYQRLETNDAPGDHHGRSGPVNIMTVPPNDPCGSALLEACAAAGIPTTPFNTGRTVLRGAHWFQINSRPDGTRSSASVSYLHPILGKRPNLEVRTGLQAKRLLFDDTADRRRCTGVEYLEPDTVHSGAVSARREVVVSCGSIDSPKLLMLSGIGPADHLRASGVDVRVDSPGVGSHLQDHPEGVIMWEAKRPMVTSSTQWWEIGIFADTEPGLDRPDLMFHYGSVPFDMNTYRRGYPTTDNAFCLTPNVTRARSLGTVRLRSRDFRDKPKVDPRYFTHEHDIRVMTYGLRLAREIAAQEPMAAWKGQELAPGPEARSDEELLDYIRKTHNTVYHPAGTVRMGPADDADSPLDPRLRVKGVTGLRVADASVMPFLPAVNPCITTMMIGEKCADMIKAG, translated from the coding sequence ATGTCCGCAGCACGCCCCGTGGCCGAGTTCGACTACGTGGTCGTCGGCGGTGGTACCGCCGGCGCCGTCGTGGCCGCGCGCCTCACCGAGGACCCCGGCGTCACCGTCTGCGTACTGGAGGCCGGGCCCTCGGACGTCGGCGACGACAACGTCCTCAGGCTCGACCGGTGGATGGCGCTGCTGGAGTCGGGTTACGACTGGGACTACCCGATCGAACCGCAGGAGAACGGCAACGACTTCATGCGCCACGCCCGCGCCAAGGTCCTCGGCGGCTGCTCCTCGCACAATTCCTGCATCGCCTTCTGGGCGCCCGCCGAGGATCTCGACGAGTGGGGCGCGCTCGGCTGCGACGGCTGGAGCGCGGCCGACTGTTTCCCGCTCTACCAGCGGCTGGAGACCAACGACGCGCCCGGCGACCACCACGGCCGCTCGGGACCGGTGAACATCATGACCGTCCCGCCGAACGACCCTTGCGGAAGCGCCCTGTTGGAGGCGTGCGCGGCGGCGGGGATCCCCACCACACCGTTCAACACGGGGCGCACGGTGCTGCGGGGAGCGCACTGGTTCCAGATCAACTCCCGGCCGGACGGCACCCGTTCGTCGGCGTCGGTGTCGTATCTGCACCCGATTCTCGGCAAGCGGCCCAATCTTGAGGTACGCACCGGGCTCCAGGCGAAGCGGCTGCTGTTCGACGACACCGCCGATCGGCGCCGCTGTACGGGAGTCGAGTATCTGGAGCCGGACACCGTGCACAGCGGCGCCGTCTCCGCGCGCCGCGAGGTCGTGGTCAGCTGCGGGTCGATCGACTCGCCGAAGCTGCTCATGCTGTCGGGCATCGGCCCGGCCGACCATCTGAGGGCGAGCGGGGTCGACGTACGGGTCGACTCCCCCGGCGTCGGCTCCCATCTCCAGGACCACCCGGAGGGCGTGATCATGTGGGAGGCGAAGCGGCCCATGGTCACCAGCTCCACCCAGTGGTGGGAGATCGGGATCTTCGCCGACACCGAGCCGGGCCTGGACCGGCCGGACCTGATGTTCCACTACGGCTCGGTGCCCTTCGACATGAACACCTACCGGCGCGGCTACCCGACCACCGACAACGCCTTCTGTCTGACGCCGAACGTCACTCGCGCGCGGTCGCTCGGCACGGTCCGGCTGCGTTCGCGCGACTTCAGGGACAAGCCGAAGGTCGATCCGCGCTACTTCACCCACGAGCACGACATCCGGGTGATGACGTACGGGCTGCGTCTCGCCCGCGAGATCGCCGCGCAGGAGCCGATGGCGGCGTGGAAGGGGCAGGAGTTGGCACCGGGGCCGGAGGCGCGGTCGGACGAGGAACTGCTGGACTACATCCGTAAGACGCACAACACCGTCTACCACCCGGCGGGCACGGTGCGGATGGGGCCGGCGGACGACGCCGACTCGCCGCTCGACCCGAGGCTGCGGGTGAAGGGCGTGACGGGGCTGAGAGTGGCCGACGCGTCGGTGATGCCGTTCCTGCCGGCGGTCAATCCGTGCATCACGACGATGATGATCGGCGAGAAGTGCGCGGACATGATCAAGGCGGGCTGA